A segment of the Streptococcus dysgalactiae subsp. dysgalactiae genome:
CAAGACGAATGGGACATGCTGATAAGTCTACAACTTTGAATACCTACAGTCACTGGTTTAATGCATTAGATAAAACAGTATCAGAAGAAATAACCCAAAATGTAATTAGTGCAGGACTAGATTCCATTTTATGCCAAAATCCCTGCCAAACTCATAATTAAGGCTAAAAAGCCTATTATACCGCCCACAGAGTAACGTGTGTTATTGTTACTCTTAAATAATAGAGTCCTTGCTTTAGTAGCTTAAATATGCTGATTAACCCGCTATTTTTAAAAATAGCGGGTTTTTTGAATATCATTTTTGATAGGTTTTAATAAGCCGTTATTATCGATTGTTATGATAAGTCTAGTCAATAATGTTAAGCTTTAAGAGTAATTGAGATTGTTGTGTTAAGTGGTATTTCACTTATAGTTAATTTTCTGAGAATTTTTGCTATAATAGTAACTATGAAAGATATAATGAAGAAAAGGTGGGCTATCCTTTTTTTTGTGGTACTAGCTTGTTCGGGGCTTGGTAAAACAGTTCTCGCAGCTGATTTTCAAGTGGGGGCAGAACATGCGATCGTCGTAGAAGCAGATTCTGGTAGAGTCCTGTATGAGAAAGACGCTAAGACGCCAGACGCCATTGCCTCTTTGACCAAATTGGTGACAGTCTATCTGGTTTTGGATAAGGTTAAGTCAGGTCAACTACAATTATCAGATCAAGTTAACCTCTCAGATTATGCGTTTGAGTTAACCACAGATAGTTCTCTAAGTAATGTACCCTTTGACCAAAAGGCATATTCGGTGCAGGATTTATTAAAGGCAACTTTGGTGGCAAGTTCAAATAGCGCAGCCATTGCGTTAGCAGAAAAGGTAGCAGGATCAGAGCCTAACTTTGTAGCGCAAATGAGGATACAGCTATCTCGTTGGGGCATTACTTCTGGTAAAATTCTTAATGCTTCAGGTCTGCCAAATGAGGTGTTAAAGGACCATCGTTATCCTGGTTCTGCGTTGGAAGAAGAGAATATACTGAGTGCTCGGGATATTGCAATTGTGACGATGCACTTATTGGAGGATTTTCCTGAGATTTTAGAGATTACTAAACAAACAGAAGTTGATTTTGCTGGTAATTCTATTCACAGTTTTAATCAACTCTTGCTAGGTATGGCTAAGGGTAGAGCAGGAGTTGATGGTTTAAAGACAGGAACGACAGATTTGGCGGGTCATTGCCTTGTGGTAACTTCTATTGAAAATGGTATGAGACTGATTACCGTTATTCTAAATGCCGATGGATCTGATAAAAACCAGAACACGCGGTTTGAGCAGGCGAATCGTTTGTTAGACTATGTGGCTAAACGGTATCATCGTCGTAAGATTTTGAAAAAGGGAAGCCTGATGACAGAACGTCCTTTCTCAGTGGTAAATGGCACAGCACAGACCTTATCTGCTTATGTAACCAAAGATGTCACCTTGGTGTTAGGCACTGATGAGCTGGCTCCTAGACCGAAACAGTTTGTGGTGTCAACCGACTCTTTGTTAGCACCTATTGCTAAAGGTGAGGTGGTTGCTTATTTGGCTTCTCCCAGAATTGCAGGCGAGAGGTATTTGAAAAAACCTGAGCGTATTCCTCTGAAAGCTAGTCAATCTCTTAAAAAGGCCTCTGACTTACAGCTGTGGTGGCGAGGTCTTCTGGAGAAACTGAAGTAAGATTAAAGATAGCATTCTTTATCAACACAAAAAGACAGTGAGAAAATTTTCTTCTTACTGTCTTTTTTTACTTTATTATTACTTAATTCACACTTATTGTCTCATAGCTGCTAAAAGTGTTTCAGGGCTTGTCGTTGGTAAAATGCGAATGCGATTGAGGGAAAGCAGTCCATCGGCTGCGCTAGCAACACCTTCATTAGTTGTTACCCCCAGTTTGTAGTTGAGACTAGCTGCAATTTGTAAGGTAGTATCGCTGTATCGGCCTGCTGGATAAGCGATGGCAATGGTTTCTTGACCTAATTCTTTATCAAGGTAATCCTTAGAGTCTTTCATTTCACTTGTCTGAGTGTCTGGACTGGATTGCTCTAAATCTGGATGGTTAACGGTGTGGTCCTGGAAGGACATACCGGATTGTTTCATTTCTTTCATTTGATTGAGGGTTAAATTGGCAACACTCCCAATTTCAGTTAATCCCGTAATGACATTGTTTGTTGCTTTAACACCATATTTTTTAAGGATTGGATAGGCAACTCTATAAAAATCAATCATACTATCATCAAACGTTAACCAAACCACTTTTTCAGCGGGTAATTCATTACTTGAAAGCACACGGTAGGCTTCTTCTGGGCTTAAAAAGTAGTAGCCAGCTTCTTTCATTGTTTTGATCTGCTGTTCAAAAAGATCAGGAGCAACAATTAGATTGGCATTTGCAGCCTCTTCGGGAGCCATGACATGGACGGCGTGATACATTAAAATAGGTACTTTAACAGGTGAGGTTTGCTTCGTCCAAGTGTTCTGTGACTGATTAGTTTTTGGTGATGTCGAGGTTGTAATCTGGTTTTTTTTTGCTTTTTGAATGATTTTGGTAGTTGTTTCTTTGTGTTGGAAGAAGCTGACTTTTGGAAGAGCTTGAGATATCTGTGATAGGTTTAATTTGGAGTGATTCTGGTACAAACAGAAAATTAAGGCTAACCCAAGCGTGCAAGCTAATAACAATAGGATGTTAATCATCGTAAAGGCTTTGCGTCGTTGGCGCCGTTTATGTCTATTCTTCATTTGATGCTCCTTTTGATTTGGTTAATCCTATTGTAACATTTTTTAGCAGTAGCAAGTCTTTTAGAAAGAAATTTTCTTGTACTTGCTATTAATATATTTTGTAAAACTAAGGCTAAATTTGGTATAATTGAGGAGATTGATGGAGGATCAGACCATCATTAAGGTAAGAGTGAGGTGAAAGAAACGATGATAAAAATAGCTTTATTAGGATTTGGAACTGTTGCAACAGGTCTTCCACCTTTATTAGAACAAAATAGAGTAAAATTACAGGCTCTAGTAGGAGATACATTAGTTATTGAAAAGGTGCTAGTCCGAGATGAGGCTACCAAAAGACGATTGCAGCAACAAGGCTACTCGTATAATTTTGTTACTTCTTTGGAAGATATTATTAAGGATGATACTATTGCTATTGTGGTTGAATTAATGGGGCGTGTTGAGCCTGCTAAAACCTATATTACTCGTATCCTTTTGGCAGGGAAACATGTAGTTACTGCCAATAAGGACTTACTAGCTATGCACGGGTTGGAGCTTGCTTCTTTGGCCAAACAACGGGGGTTAGCTTTCTACTACGAGGCTGCTGTAGCTGGAGGTATCCCAATACTAAGAACGTTAGCCAACGCCTTTGCCGCAGATAAGGTAACGGCTCTTTATGGTATTTTAAATGGTACCACGAATTTTATGTTAACTAAGATGGTTGACGAGGGTTGGACATACGAGACTGCTCTGGCAGAAGCACAATCACTAGGCTATGCAGAGAGTGATCCGACAAATGATGTGGAAGGCATTGATGCGGCCTATAAACTTGCTATTTTGAGTCAATTTGCTTTTGGAGTGACCATACCATTTGAGAAAATTGAGCATCAAGGTATCACTCATATTACCCCAGAAGATGTGACAGCAGCAGATCAATTGGGCTATGTCATTAAGTTAATTGGTTCTATCCGTGATTGTTCCGAAGGTCTTCAGGCACAAGTGGCTCCGACCCTTGTGCCTAAGTCCCATCAGTTGGCAGGTGTTATAAATGCTATGAATGCTGTTTATGTGGACTCTGTTGGAATCGGACAATCTCTGTTTTATGGTCCAGGAGCTGGGCAAAAACCAACAGCAACATCTGTTCTTGCAGACCTTGTTGAAATAGGAAGATGCTTAACCCATCAGTTATCAATAACCCCTTTTAATTGTTTTGAGGTAGATGGTCAACTTGCACAAGCTGAAAATTGTTATGATTACTATTACCTGTCCTTGAAGTGTTCGAAGGAGATAACACTAACAGAAGAAAAGCAGGGGAGAGATGAGCAAATACCGGTGATTCAAAAATTGCTTGATGTTTCTGATAATAATCAGTACAAACGCCTAGTCATTGTGACCAACAAAATAAGTCAACCTACCTTTGAAACCTTTAAATGTCGCCTAGCCGCTAAGGCAGGTGTCACTATTTTAAATAGTTTTAATGTTTTAGGAGAAGACTAGTATGAAAATAAGAGTTCCAGCTACTTCAGCTAATTTGGGACCAGGGTTTGACTCAGTTGGAATCGCCGTATCCAAATATCTAGAAATCACTATTTTAGAAGCCACAGATAAATGGGTGATTGAGCATGATTTGGAAGGTGTGCCTTGCGATGACCAAAATCTATTGCTGCAAACAGCCTTGAAACTGGCTCCTAATATGCCACCTCACCGTATTAAAATGACGTCAGATATTCCTTTGGCGCGTGGGTTAGGTTCGTCATCGTCAGTCATTGTTGCTGGGATTGAATTGGCGAATCAGCTAGGTCAATTGACCTTATCTGATGAACGTAAGCTAGCGATTGCCACAGAGATTGAAGGACACCCAGATAATGTCGCACCAGCTATTTTTGGTCAAATGGTTATTGCGTCACAGCTTGGAAAAGAAGTGAATTATATTGTCACTCCTTTTCCAGACCTAGCTTTGGTTTGTTTTATCCCTGATTATGAATTAAAGACGACTGAGTCGAGAGATGTTTTACCAAAGCAAATGTCATATAAGCAAGCGGTAGCAGCCTCATCTGTAGCAAATCTGGCTATTGCTGCTTTGTTGACAGGAGACATGAGGAAGGCTGGTAAGGCTATTGAAAATGACCAATTTCATGAAATTTACCGTCAAAAGTTAGTGAAAGACTTTCAGCCTATTAAACAAGTGGCCGCAGCTAGCGGGGCTTATGCCACTTACTTATCAGGAGCTGGTCCAACGGTGATGGTTCTATGCTCTCTTGATAAGCGAGCAAACGTGTATGAAGCAATTTCACAACTTGGGTTGTCAGGTAACCTTGAGATGTTGACGGTTGATCAGCGAGGTTTATGCCTTCTCTAAAACAAGGCTAATCCCTATAGTGGAGAGGTGGCAACATCAGTTGCAATTGTCATTATCCGCTGTTACTTTACTTGTCATGTGGTATACTAGAAATAGATGTTGTGAGGTATAAGATGACTTATCAAGAAACACTAGACTGGATTCATGGACGGTTAGCCTTTGGAATTAAACCAGGTTTAGAACGCATGCTCTGGGTACTTAATCAGCTAGGAAACCCTCAAGAGCGGATTAAAGGGATCCATGTGGTAGGAACAAACGGAAAAGGCTCTACGGTCAATAACTTACAGCATATCTTTACGGCTGCAGGTTATGAGGTGGGTACCTTTACCTCACCCTATATTATGGACTTTAAAGAGCGAATCAGTATCAATGGTAATATGATCTCAGAGGCTGATTTGGTTTATGCTGCTAATCGTGTTCGTCCTTTAACAGAGCGTTTAGTCCAAGAGACTGATTTTGGAGAGGTAACTGAATTTGAAGTGATTACTTTAATCATGTTCCTCTATTTTGGAGACATGCATCCTGTTGACCTTGCTATTATTGAAGCAGGAT
Coding sequences within it:
- the thrB gene encoding homoserine kinase is translated as MKIRVPATSANLGPGFDSVGIAVSKYLEITILEATDKWVIEHDLEGVPCDDQNLLLQTALKLAPNMPPHRIKMTSDIPLARGLGSSSSVIVAGIELANQLGQLTLSDERKLAIATEIEGHPDNVAPAIFGQMVIASQLGKEVNYIVTPFPDLALVCFIPDYELKTTESRDVLPKQMSYKQAVAASSVANLAIAALLTGDMRKAGKAIENDQFHEIYRQKLVKDFQPIKQVAAASGAYATYLSGAGPTVMVLCSLDKRANVYEAISQLGLSGNLEMLTVDQRGLCLL
- the pbp3 gene encoding D-alanyl-D-alanine carboxypeptidase PBP3, whose protein sequence is MKKRWAILFFVVLACSGLGKTVLAADFQVGAEHAIVVEADSGRVLYEKDAKTPDAIASLTKLVTVYLVLDKVKSGQLQLSDQVNLSDYAFELTTDSSLSNVPFDQKAYSVQDLLKATLVASSNSAAIALAEKVAGSEPNFVAQMRIQLSRWGITSGKILNASGLPNEVLKDHRYPGSALEEENILSARDIAIVTMHLLEDFPEILEITKQTEVDFAGNSIHSFNQLLLGMAKGRAGVDGLKTGTTDLAGHCLVVTSIENGMRLITVILNADGSDKNQNTRFEQANRLLDYVAKRYHRRKILKKGSLMTERPFSVVNGTAQTLSAYVTKDVTLVLGTDELAPRPKQFVVSTDSLLAPIAKGEVVAYLASPRIAGERYLKKPERIPLKASQSLKKASDLQLWWRGLLEKLK
- a CDS encoding homoserine dehydrogenase, which produces MIKIALLGFGTVATGLPPLLEQNRVKLQALVGDTLVIEKVLVRDEATKRRLQQQGYSYNFVTSLEDIIKDDTIAIVVELMGRVEPAKTYITRILLAGKHVVTANKDLLAMHGLELASLAKQRGLAFYYEAAVAGGIPILRTLANAFAADKVTALYGILNGTTNFMLTKMVDEGWTYETALAEAQSLGYAESDPTNDVEGIDAAYKLAILSQFAFGVTIPFEKIEHQGITHITPEDVTAADQLGYVIKLIGSIRDCSEGLQAQVAPTLVPKSHQLAGVINAMNAVYVDSVGIGQSLFYGPGAGQKPTATSVLADLVEIGRCLTHQLSITPFNCFEVDGQLAQAENCYDYYYLSLKCSKEITLTEEKQGRDEQIPVIQKLLDVSDNNQYKRLVIVTNKISQPTFETFKCRLAAKAGVTILNSFNVLGED
- a CDS encoding polysaccharide deacetylase family protein; the protein is MKNRHKRRQRRKAFTMINILLLLACTLGLALIFCLYQNHSKLNLSQISQALPKVSFFQHKETTTKIIQKAKKNQITTSTSPKTNQSQNTWTKQTSPVKVPILMYHAVHVMAPEEAANANLIVAPDLFEQQIKTMKEAGYYFLSPEEAYRVLSSNELPAEKVVWLTFDDSMIDFYRVAYPILKKYGVKATNNVITGLTEIGSVANLTLNQMKEMKQSGMSFQDHTVNHPDLEQSSPDTQTSEMKDSKDYLDKELGQETIAIAYPAGRYSDTTLQIAASLNYKLGVTTNEGVASAADGLLSLNRIRILPTTSPETLLAAMRQ